The proteins below come from a single Triticum aestivum cultivar Chinese Spring chromosome 5D, IWGSC CS RefSeq v2.1, whole genome shotgun sequence genomic window:
- the LOC123123441 gene encoding putative pentatricopeptide repeat-containing protein At5g43820, translated as MPRLLLLRRSLSYSTSAADMVVSSIRLLSATDPTKSAPTPTPLHPVTPNPDPVAAPPPPPRTTTTILLSPADRLRGVFLQKPPGRAALHRALSSTGLDAVSPEVLSDVVSRGNLSGSATVDLLDWAISNAKLPPSVHTCNIVVRALGRRKFFSSVEPALEVMRKNGIFPDLTTLQIIMDTLVAARQVNKAVQLLESDQFGIGVGQACHRKEAFSTLIECLCRRSHVGVASSLVQVARGEPFDLDKQVYNDVLGGWARFGRVDKLQHFWAMMLEDGLVPDDVSHCHLIEALGRAGQAEEALRVFEKMVQEGFGPTTMAYNVLVFNFISMGDLDRSIRYYKDMVENNCPPNSDTYCKMIGALLKTRRVADALQMFDDMLAQGVLPDTGVITSFIEPLCTFGPPHAALMIYQKSRKAGCTISLKAYKLLLERLARFGKSGTVLNIWEEMQESGYPSDKEIYEFIVNGLCNVGKVDAAVSVVEESLRKGFCLGRVIYSKLNDRLLEMDKVETAYSLSKKIKHGRTLANSRNYCRANGWHL; from the coding sequence ATGCCCCGCCTTCTTCTTCTCCGTCGTAGCCTCAGCTATTCCACCTCCGCCGCCGACATGGTCGTCTCCTCCATCCGCCTCCTCTCCGCCACGGACCCCACCAAATCAGCCCCAACCCCCACTCCCCTTCACCCCGTTACCCCCAATCCCGATCCGGTAgcagctcctccccctcctcctcgcaccaccaccaccatcctccTGTCCCCGGCGGACCGCCTCCGCGGGGTCTTCCTCCAGAAGCCCCCCGGCCGCGCCGCCCTCCACCGGGCCCTCTCCTCCACGGGCCTCGATGCCGTCTCCCCGGAGGTTCTCTCCGATGTGGTCAGCCGCGGCAACCTCAGCGGctccgccaccgtcgacctcctcgactGGGCCATCTCCAACGCCAAGCTCCCCCCTTCCGTACATACCTGCAACATTGTCGTCAGAGCTCTGGGCAGGAGGAAGTTCTTCAGCTCCGTCGAGCCTGCCCTGGAGGTAATGCGGAAAAATGGCATCTTTCCGGACCTAACCACGCTGCAGATCATCATGGATACTCTGGTTGCCGCCAGGCAGGTCAACAAGGCCGTCCAACTGCTCGAGAGCGACCAATTTGGGATAGGGGTTGGGCAAGCTTGCCACAGAAAGGAGGCCTTCTCTACTCTCATCGAATGCCTCTGCCGGAGGTCACATGTTGGCGTTGCCAGCTCGCTTGTACAGGTCGCTCGCGGAGAGCCTTTTGATCTTGATAAACAAGTGTACAATGACGTGCTTGGCGGTTGGGCGAGGTTTGGGAGGGTTGATAAGCTGCAGCATTTCTGGGCAATGATGCTGGAGGATGGGCTAGTGCCGGATGATGTTTCGCATTGCCATCTCATCGAGGCATTGGGGAGAGCAGGGCAGGCCGAGGAGgcactcagggtgtttgagaaaatgGTGCAAGAGGGATTTGGTCCAACTACGATGGCCTACAATGTACTTGTTTTCAATTTTATCTCAATGGGGGATTTGGACAGGTCCATCAGGTATTACAAGGATATGGTGGAAAATAATTGTCCTCCAAACAGTGACACATACTGCAAGATGATTGGAGCCCTTTTGAAAACACGCAGGGTGGCTGATGCACTTCAAATGTTTGATGACATGTTGGCTCAAGGAGTTCTGCCAGATACAGGGGTAATTACATCATTCATTGAGCCACTTTGCACATTTGGGCCTCCTCATGCTGCCTTGATGATCTACCAAAAGAGTAGGAAGGCTGGGTGTACGATATCCTTGAAAGCATACAAGCTTCTGCTTGAAAGGCTTGCCAGGTTTGGGAAAAGTGGGACAGTGTTGAACATTTGGGAGGAGATGCAAGAGAGCGGGTATCCATCCGATAAAGAAATTTACGAGTTTATTGTAAATGGGCTTTGCAATGTGGGTAAGGTTGATGCTGCTGTTTCCGTGGTGGAGGAATCACTTAGGAAAGGCTTCTGTCTAGGGAGAGTTATTTATAGCAAACTGAACGACAGGCTGCTGGAGATGGACAAAGTGGAGACTGCATACAGTTTGTCAAAGAAAATCAAACATGGACGGACACTTGCTAATTCACGCAACTATTGTCGTGCTAATGGTTGGCACTTGTGA